A stretch of Episyrphus balteatus chromosome 2, idEpiBalt1.1, whole genome shotgun sequence DNA encodes these proteins:
- the LOC129911765 gene encoding inositol monophosphatase 1: MAEADRDVQKCFEVALELVNQAGKIISDRNDSRKSFVCKGGDIDLVTETDKEVEQLLINGLKNIFPSHQFIGEEESADGVTAKLTDAPTWIIDPVDGTMNFVHGFPHSCISIGLVIDKVTEIGIVYNPMLKQKFTAIRGKGAFYNDKPINVSGEKDPKKALVTTEFGTTRDPAKLKVVMENFAKMAALVHGLRTLGSAAMNMVMVALGAADCNYEFGIHAWDVAAGDLIVREAGGVVIDPAGGEFDMMSRRVLAASSMELAQEISKNLTQFYPQPRDD; encoded by the exons ATGGCCGAAGCCGATAGAGAtgtccaaaaatgttttgaagttGCTTTGGAATTAGTTAACCAAGCTGGAAAG ATTATTTCCGATCGCAATGATAGTCGCAAGTCTTTCGTGTGTAAAGGCGGTGACATTGACCTTGTTACCGAAACCGATAAGGAAGTCGAACAATTATTGATAAATGGTTTAAAGAATATATTTCCATCACATCA ATTCATTGGCGAGGAAGAGAGCGCCGATGGTGTAACTGCCAAACTCACAGATGCACCAACTTGGATCATAGATCCGGTTGATGGCACAATGAACTTTGTCCATGGCTTCCCACATTCTTGTATTTCAATTGGCTTGGTTATTGACAAAGTCACTGAGATTGGAATTGTCTATAATCCAATGCTCAAACAAAAGTTTACTGCAATTAGAGGCAAAGGAGCTTTCTACAATGACAAACCGATCAATGTGAGTGGTGAGAAGGACCCAAAGAAGGCTCTTGTTACTACAGAATTTGGAACGACTCGTGACCCAGCTAAGTTGAAGGTGGTTATGGAGAATTTCGCTAAAATGGCTGCATTGGTTCATGG CCTTCGTACTCTTGGCTCTGCTGCAATGAATATGGTCATGGTTGCATTGGGTGCAGCTGATTGCAACTATGAATTTGGAATTCATGCCTGGGATGTCGCCGCTGGAGATTTAATTGTTCGAGAAGCTGGTGGAGTAGTCATTGATCCGGCTGGTGGGGAATTCGATATGATGTCGAGACGTGTTTTGGCGGCTTCTAGTATGGAATTGGCTCAAGAGATTTCTAAAAATCTGACACAGTTTTATCCACAGCCAAGAGatgattaa